In Gemmatimonadales bacterium, the following proteins share a genomic window:
- a CDS encoding NAD(P)-dependent oxidoreductase, translating into MKIVIFGATGNMGQRIAKEALRRGHEVVGVVRDPKAVEPPDPSVRLVKGDATSAADVARLVKGADAVVSAISPRPNPRGLAAPSLAANARALIAGLRSAGIKRVLYVGGASSLEVAPGKALADQPDFPEIYKAEAREGREALAVWRNEAAGLDWTYLSPAAEIGPGQRTGKYRTTGDQLLVDSSGKSFITFEDYAAAVLDELERPQHIGRRFGVAY; encoded by the coding sequence ATGAAGATCGTCATCTTCGGTGCTACCGGGAACATGGGCCAGCGCATCGCCAAAGAAGCCCTGCGCCGCGGCCACGAGGTCGTTGGCGTGGTCCGCGACCCCAAAGCCGTTGAGCCCCCCGACCCGAGCGTGCGCCTCGTGAAAGGCGATGCCACCAGCGCCGCCGACGTCGCCCGGCTTGTGAAGGGCGCCGACGCGGTGGTGAGCGCCATCTCCCCGCGCCCGAACCCACGGGGGCTCGCCGCACCGTCACTCGCCGCCAACGCCCGCGCCCTCATCGCGGGTCTCCGCTCGGCCGGCATTAAGCGAGTGCTCTACGTGGGCGGCGCCAGCAGCCTCGAAGTCGCCCCCGGCAAGGCACTCGCCGACCAGCCCGACTTCCCGGAGATCTACAAAGCCGAAGCGCGCGAGGGACGCGAGGCGCTGGCGGTGTGGCGCAACGAAGCGGCGGGACTCGACTGGACCTACCTGAGCCCCGCCGCGGAGATCGGCCCGGGCCAGCGCACCGGCAAGTACCGCACTACCGGCGACCAGCTCCTGGTCGACTCGTCGGGGAAGAGCTTCATCACCTTCGAGGACTACGCCGCGGCGGTGCTCGATGAACTTGAGCGCCCGCAACACATCGGTCGGCGCTTCGGCGTGGCGTATTGA
- a CDS encoding PQQ-dependent sugar dehydrogenase, which produces MPRPPLRRRSTVLALCHVLVVAACFSDRPGGGGGDIQEPVVVATVTVTAPKTTIDSGQTVQLSATAKDAAGNVLEDRTVEWATADTAVASVSPTGLLTGLKPGQAEIRAVSEGVSGSLTITVVAAPAGPPGPPGPPGPVTVGLQQVASGLDFPLYLTSPMGDDRLFIVEKGGAIRVIKGGTVLPTPFLDITSKVMSDGGELGLLGLAFTPDYATSGRFIVYYIDRSGNSRISSFQVSADPDVADPASETLVLGVEQPGVAHKGGQLLFGSDGMLYIGLGDGSDHDQGRGQSLADLLGSILRIDVSSGAPYTVPPDNPFVGISGDRPEVWSYGFRNPWRFSFDPSTGDLYVGDVGESNWEEVDHAAAADGAGRGVNYGWSVMEGTHCVRAGCDQTGLTLPVVEYAHSEGCAVMSGYVYRGPAIPSLQGTYFYADYCLGWVRSLRIEGGMAVEETDWPALEPGGQVTSFGEDASGELYLVTQQGGVFKIVAH; this is translated from the coding sequence GTGCCGAGACCCCCGCTGCGCCGGCGTTCGACCGTGCTCGCCCTCTGCCACGTGCTGGTTGTTGCCGCCTGTTTTTCGGATCGCCCAGGCGGCGGCGGTGGAGATATCCAGGAGCCCGTGGTGGTCGCCACGGTCACCGTCACCGCCCCCAAGACCACCATCGATTCCGGGCAGACGGTGCAGCTCTCGGCGACAGCGAAGGACGCGGCCGGGAACGTGCTCGAGGACCGCACCGTCGAGTGGGCCACCGCCGATACCGCCGTTGCCTCAGTGTCCCCCACCGGTCTCCTGACCGGCCTCAAACCGGGTCAGGCCGAGATCCGCGCCGTCAGCGAAGGCGTCAGCGGTAGCCTCACGATCACGGTCGTCGCTGCTCCGGCCGGCCCGCCCGGTCCCCCCGGTCCGCCCGGTCCGGTGACTGTGGGACTTCAACAGGTCGCCTCCGGACTCGACTTCCCGCTCTACCTGACCTCACCAATGGGCGACGACCGGCTCTTCATCGTGGAGAAAGGCGGCGCGATCCGGGTGATCAAGGGCGGCACCGTCCTGCCCACCCCCTTCCTCGACATAACCAGCAAGGTCATGAGCGATGGCGGTGAGCTGGGCCTGCTCGGCCTCGCCTTCACTCCCGACTACGCGACGAGCGGGCGGTTCATCGTCTACTACATCGATCGATCGGGCAACAGCCGCATCTCGTCGTTCCAGGTGTCTGCCGATCCCGATGTCGCGGACCCGGCGAGCGAGACGTTGGTGCTCGGGGTCGAGCAGCCGGGTGTCGCCCACAAGGGAGGCCAGCTCCTCTTCGGGTCCGATGGCATGCTCTACATCGGGCTCGGCGATGGCTCCGACCACGATCAGGGACGGGGCCAGTCCCTGGCGGACCTGCTCGGCTCGATCCTGCGGATCGACGTCTCCTCGGGCGCTCCCTACACGGTTCCGCCCGACAATCCGTTCGTGGGCATCTCCGGCGACCGGCCCGAGGTCTGGAGCTATGGGTTCCGTAACCCCTGGCGCTTCAGCTTCGACCCGAGCACCGGCGATCTCTACGTCGGCGATGTCGGGGAGAGCAACTGGGAGGAAGTGGATCACGCCGCTGCCGCCGACGGCGCCGGCCGCGGTGTCAACTACGGCTGGAGCGTGATGGAAGGGACACATTGCGTCCGGGCCGGCTGCGATCAGACCGGGCTCACCCTACCCGTCGTGGAGTACGCTCACTCCGAGGGATGTGCCGTCATGAGCGGCTACGTCTACCGCGGCCCGGCAATTCCCTCGTTGCAGGGAACCTATTTCTACGCCGATTACTGCCTGGGCTGGGTGCGCAGCCTCCGGATAGAAGGCGGGATGGCAGTGGAGGAGACCGATTGGCCCGCGCTCGAGCCCGGAGGTCAGGTGACCAGCTTCGGCGAAGATGCCTCGGGCGAGCTCTACCTGGTCACCCAGCAGGGCGGCGTATTCAAGATCGTTGCGCACTGA
- a CDS encoding plastocyanin/azurin family copper-binding protein, with the protein MGGGSTGGNSGGGSTGGATGGSTGGSTGGSTGGSTGGSTGGGAAPATAAVIVGNIFFKSGHNGSANSAVDTIAVGGTVTWTWTSSGAVPHSIESLGSPSFASSAVQSGDGKKYQVTFTTAGTYQYDCAVHGTMMSGRIVVR; encoded by the coding sequence ATGGGCGGTGGGTCGACGGGGGGGAACAGCGGAGGGGGCTCCACTGGGGGGGCGACAGGCGGCTCGACCGGCGGTAGCACCGGCGGTAGCACCGGCGGCAGCACCGGGGGCAGCACCGGTGGCGGCGCGGCACCGGCCACGGCTGCCGTCATCGTCGGCAACATCTTCTTCAAGAGTGGCCACAACGGCTCCGCCAACTCGGCCGTGGACACCATCGCCGTGGGCGGCACCGTCACCTGGACTTGGACCAGCTCGGGTGCCGTCCCCCACAGCATCGAGTCGCTGGGCTCGCCCAGCTTTGCCAGCAGTGCCGTCCAGAGCGGCGACGGCAAGAAGTATCAGGTCACGTTCACCACGGCGGGTACCTACCAGTACGATTGTGCGGTTCACGGCACGATGATGTCAGGGAGGATCGTCGTCCGGTAG
- a CDS encoding serine/threonine-protein kinase codes for MSDPTTTARDRAVELATAPGGPLHLDLTGETLDAYYRVERRLGEGGMAHVYLARDLRNDREVAVKVLLPQLMSDAESVKRLRREAAIAMRLDHPNVCPILDVGEAPDLPIYLVMPYLAGEPLALRYMRQGPLSVGDGIPLLLQICQGLAHAHGLEILHRDLKPENVMLVPDHRAAGGVRAVLLDFGLAKVLRDEPGLTKLTRSGIAIGTPEFMSPEQILGKPLDWRSDLYALGVLAFEMFTGRVPFEGKGPQEVTLARLKNQPLRLRALQPELPANLETVIDRLLALDPAGRYQSMDELSAAFASVTAKPGVRAL; via the coding sequence ATGAGCGACCCAACCACAACCGCGCGGGATCGGGCCGTCGAGCTGGCCACCGCGCCGGGTGGCCCGCTGCACCTGGATCTCACCGGCGAGACGCTCGACGCGTACTACCGGGTCGAGCGACGGCTCGGCGAAGGCGGGATGGCGCACGTCTATCTCGCGCGTGACCTCCGAAACGACCGCGAGGTCGCCGTCAAGGTCCTGCTGCCCCAGCTGATGAGCGACGCGGAGTCAGTGAAGCGGCTGCGGCGCGAAGCGGCCATCGCGATGCGGCTCGACCACCCGAACGTCTGCCCCATCCTCGACGTGGGCGAGGCGCCTGACCTGCCCATCTACCTGGTGATGCCGTACCTCGCGGGTGAGCCGCTGGCCTTGCGCTATATGCGCCAGGGTCCGCTGTCGGTGGGCGATGGGATCCCGCTGCTGTTGCAGATCTGCCAGGGCCTCGCGCACGCGCACGGGCTGGAAATCCTCCACCGCGATCTCAAGCCCGAGAACGTCATGCTGGTGCCCGACCACCGGGCCGCGGGAGGTGTGCGGGCCGTCCTGCTGGATTTCGGCCTGGCCAAGGTCCTGCGCGACGAGCCGGGGCTGACCAAGCTCACGCGGAGCGGCATCGCCATCGGCACGCCGGAGTTCATGAGCCCGGAGCAGATCCTCGGGAAGCCGCTCGACTGGCGCAGCGACCTGTATGCGCTCGGGGTGCTCGCCTTCGAGATGTTCACCGGCCGCGTGCCGTTCGAGGGCAAGGGCCCGCAGGAGGTCACCCTCGCCCGGCTCAAGAACCAGCCGCTGCGCCTCCGCGCGCTGCAGCCCGAGCTCCCCGCGAACCTGGAGACCGTAATCGACCGGCTGCTGGCGCTCGACCCCGCGGGGCGCTACCAGTCCATGGACGAGCTGAGCGCGGCGTTCGCGTCGGTCACGGCGAAGCCGGGCGTGCGTGCACTGTAG